In one Camelus ferus isolate YT-003-E chromosome 14, BCGSAC_Cfer_1.0, whole genome shotgun sequence genomic region, the following are encoded:
- the LOC102507134 gene encoding DNA-directed RNA polymerases I and III subunit RPAC2 — translation MEEDQELERKISGLKTSMAEGERKTALEMVQAAGTDRHCVTFVLHEEDHTLGNSLRYMIMKNPEVEFCGYTTTHPSESKINLRIQTRGALPAVEPFQRGLTELMNVCQHVLDKFEASIKEYKDQKASRSESTF, via the exons ATGGAAGAGGACCAGGAGCTGGAGAG AAAAATATCTGGATTGAAGACCTCAATGGCTGAAGGCGAGAGGAAGACAGCCCTGGAAATGGTCCAGGCAGCTGGAACAGATAGACACTGTGTGACATTTGTATTGCACGAGGAGGACCATACCCTAGGAAACTCTCTTCGTTACATGATCATGAAGAACCCGGAAGTGGAATTTTGTGGTTACACCACAACCCATCCTTCAGAGAGCAAAATTAACTTGCGCATACAGACTCGAGGTGCCCTTCCAGCTGTTGAACCCTTTCAGAGAGGCCTGACTGAGCTCATGAATGTCTGCCAGCATGTGCTTGACAAGTTTGAGGCCAGCATAAAGGAGTATAAGGATCAGAAAGCAAGCAGAAGTGAATCCACATTCTAG